Proteins encoded by one window of Actinomycetes bacterium:
- a CDS encoding magnesium and cobalt transport protein CorA encodes MASTRTTYQDGQGTDGARPLGHSFVWVSLRDPSPQELAAVQAEFGLPGPLVDDLGTATKRPAPEVAGELLVAVVKTASWAAAEELVRLGEVQLVLGERFVVSVDREAGVLERVHQDLRADPELAGAGPAAVLAGVVDHAVEGYGPVLGAINNVVEAVEEALFTPGGPRLTERIYNLSRQVLKLRRAMAPLTELLDHLASESPSPTGERLRRRFREQRAHLQHLVEGADGLGNLLSSVLQAYLTEVSVRQNDDMRRISAWVAIWAVPTLLAGIYGMNFRHLPELEWRFGYPLVLATMAVICLGLYRGFRRSGWL; translated from the coding sequence ATGGCGAGCACGCGAACCACCTACCAGGACGGGCAGGGCACCGACGGCGCCAGGCCGCTGGGCCACAGCTTCGTCTGGGTCAGCCTGCGCGACCCAAGTCCTCAGGAGCTGGCGGCCGTCCAGGCCGAGTTCGGCCTGCCAGGGCCGCTGGTCGACGACCTGGGCACGGCGACCAAACGGCCGGCTCCGGAGGTCGCCGGTGAGCTGCTGGTCGCGGTGGTCAAGACGGCCAGCTGGGCGGCCGCCGAGGAGCTCGTCAGGCTCGGGGAGGTGCAGCTGGTCCTCGGCGAACGCTTCGTGGTCAGCGTCGACCGCGAAGCGGGGGTCCTGGAGCGGGTGCACCAGGACCTCCGGGCCGACCCCGAGCTGGCCGGCGCCGGCCCGGCGGCGGTGCTGGCCGGTGTCGTCGACCACGCCGTGGAGGGCTACGGCCCCGTTCTCGGCGCCATCAACAACGTCGTCGAAGCGGTCGAGGAGGCGCTCTTCACCCCTGGTGGGCCCCGGCTGACCGAGCGCATCTACAACCTGTCGCGGCAGGTGCTCAAGCTCCGGCGGGCCATGGCCCCGCTCACCGAGCTGCTGGACCACCTGGCCAGCGAGTCGCCGTCGCCCACCGGTGAGCGGCTCAGGCGGCGCTTCCGCGAGCAGCGCGCCCACCTGCAGCACCTGGTCGAGGGTGCCGACGGCCTCGGCAACCTGCTCTCCAGCGTGCTGCAGGCCTACCTGACCGAGGTGTCGGTACGCCAGAACGACGACATGCGCCGGATCTCGGCCTGGGTGGCGATCTGGGCGGTCCCGACCCTGCTGGCCGGCATCTACGGGATGAACTTCCGGCACCTGCCCGAGCTGGAGTGGCGCTTCGGCTATCCGCTGGTGCTGGCCACGATGGCGGTGATCTGCCTGGGGCTGTACCGCGGGTTCCGGCGCAGCGGCTGGCTGTAG
- a CDS encoding phosphatase PAP2 family protein — MRELGALDRAVYQAVARTPTVNLDGPVRRLSDVANNSALWLGIAAAIALLGGRRGRWVALEGIVAIGVTSAVVNLGIKPLRQRPRPDRVEPDVQARQVRMPESTSFPSGHAASAFAFAYTVGRHLPGLAAPIRLLAGGVAYSRVHTGVHYPADVVVGSIVGAGTAAMVAAAFDRLPPPRQPQLAATPARISIREA; from the coding sequence ATGCGGGAGCTGGGAGCGCTGGATCGGGCGGTGTACCAGGCGGTGGCCCGCACGCCCACCGTGAACCTGGACGGCCCCGTCCGCCGGCTCTCGGACGTCGCGAACAACTCGGCCCTGTGGCTGGGCATCGCCGCTGCGATCGCTCTGCTCGGCGGCAGGCGCGGACGCTGGGTGGCCCTGGAGGGTATCGTCGCGATCGGCGTGACCTCGGCGGTCGTCAATCTCGGCATCAAACCCCTCCGCCAACGGCCGCGCCCGGATCGCGTCGAACCCGACGTCCAAGCCCGGCAGGTGCGGATGCCCGAATCCACCTCGTTTCCCTCTGGCCACGCCGCCTCGGCCTTCGCGTTCGCCTACACCGTCGGCCGCCACCTTCCCGGACTGGCCGCGCCAATCCGACTGCTGGCGGGCGGAGTCGCCTACTCGCGGGTCCACACCGGCGTGCACTACCCGGCCGACGTGGTGGTCGGCTCCATCGTAGGAGCCGGAACGGCGGCAATGGTCGCCGCGGCGTTCGACCGCCTCCCCCCACCGCGCCAGCCGCAACTGGCGGCGACGCCGGCGCGCATCAGCATTCGGGAGGCGTGA